The sequence below is a genomic window from Paenibacillus sp. DCT19.
AAATCCTGAAATACCCGTACCGGATCATCTGACGACAATACCGTTACTGCACTAGTCAACCGAATGTTCTTCGTCTGTGAAGCTGCTGCTGCCAAAATAACAGCAGGCGATGAAGCAGCATAATCGACACGATGGTGTTCACCTACGCCATATACATCCAGCCCCACCTCATCTGCCAACACAATCTCCTCAACTACGTCGCGAATCCGCTGTGCATGACTGATTAATTCTCCTGTATTCACATCCGGGTTCGTCTCCACAAATGTACTGATTCCGATTTCCATGGTCTGTTCCTCCCTGTTATGAAGCGATCCGTCGTCTATCTAACCTATTGTAAGTAGATCACCTTTTGTAATATGTCTTAATATTGAACTATTTTGAGAAAAAAAACAAGTACCCTCTGTCTCCAGCGGGCACTTTTCTTATTTTTTCTATATTTATAGCTTGCTTATACGTAGTTCCATATCGTTTGCATCTATTACAGTACCTGTTTGTCTCATAAAGTTGAAACCTAAGATTCCATCTAGCTCTAGACCATAATCGATGTTTCCTATTTCAATCTCAAAATTGTGAAGTAGCGCTCCATCCACCGTAATTGAGTCTAGCAACTTGGTATATACGTACTCTATGCCGCCTACACCTCTAATAATATTAACGACGTCATTCTCTTCAGGAACCATTCCTATCCCTCTGACTGCATCTGCGTTTAATAACGTACTGGCTGAGCCAGTATCGAGCAGTACGTTTTCGAGAGTTACTTTCTTCCCTCTAAACTCAATTTGTATACTTACAAAAGGCAGGCCATACATCCGTTATGTTCATCTGGGTCCTCTTATCCCAACATATCGCTCTCTCGCCACAACTTCTGAACGCGAAGTATGAAAAAAACAGTATTCTCGTTTAGGGTTATCCTGATGCAAT
It includes:
- a CDS encoding retropepsin-like aspartic protease, which encodes MYGLPFVSIQIEFRGKKVTLENVLLDTGSASTLLNADAVRGIGMVPEENDVVNIIRGVGGIEYVYTKLLDSITVDGALLHNFEIEIGNIDYGLELDGILGFNFMRQTGTVIDANDMELRISKL